One region of Wyeomyia smithii strain HCP4-BCI-WySm-NY-G18 chromosome 3, ASM2978416v1, whole genome shotgun sequence genomic DNA includes:
- the LOC129729098 gene encoding uncharacterized protein LOC129729098 has product MKRESYDGLNQVISEFDKNLQMLEKVGESSSQWSTVLAHMMCSRLDQVTLRHWESHHSSKEVPKYDELVNFLRNHCFVLQSIAPLRPAHAEVKKSKFTVVHASTQSFKRCPFCGESPHSAFKCQKFLKMRVSERYEKVKRSGLCLNCFSPTHLVRVCTRGVCQHCQTKHHTLLHNAPSSGERPATSAASQNDSSVPRVKYGPQAMNTPQTQSQAQNQTTPTQHTSQSTSSYPIANTNSQHTPNTTDQVIKSNCFNTNIFASTRQVLLYTAIVRVSDMYGNVQLARALLDSCSEYCFITTNLSQKLKLVEGASYLSVAGIGGSVVKSTRKVEATIAARSFSISSYVETVQLHVLPRLTSKLPLHAVNLQKLAIPDIITLADPEFHQPGPIDLIIGAEYYYDLLMNERMKLTDDGPTLQKTVFGWVVSGRIPGSKLEVPRTITHSCSTHDLRELLAKFWEVESCNIKSTHSVEESTCEELYERTTVRDSEGKFVVTLPKKDYVISQLGDSKSIALKRFYRLERRFATNEELRIMYSTFMNEYISMGHMQQVHEEASDYPSYYMPHHAVLKPDSTTTKLRVVFDASCRTSSGISLNDGLMVGPVVQEDLLSIILRFRFRQFVLVADVTKMYRMVKVVDADQSLQRILWRSSPTEPVKSFQLTTVTYGTASAPYLATKSLQKLASEGEATHKAAARVIKKDFYVDDMLTGTDDLEEAKALAAEIIQLMNSAGFTLRKWNSNSAELLSTIQQILRDDRATLELDSSTSPIKRWG; this is encoded by the coding sequence ATGAAGCGGGAGAGTTACGACGGCTTAAACCAAGTGATTAGCGAGTTCGATAAAAACTTGCAAATGTTGGAAAAGGTGGGAGAAAGTTCTTCGCAATGGAGCACTGTTTTGGCACATATGATGTGTTCGAGATTGGATCAAGTCACGCTGCGACACTGGGAATCGCATCATAGCTCGAAAGAAGTTCCAAAATACGACGAGCTAGTTAATTTTCTTCGGAATCATTGCTTCGTCCTTCAATCAATCGCTCCGCTGAGACCAGCACATGCGGAGGTGAAGAAGTCGAAGTTCACCGTTGTTCATGCGTCAACACAGTCGTTCAAACGATGCCCATTTTGTGGCGAGAGCCCGCATTCCGCTTTCAAGTGCCAGAAATTTTTGAAGATGAGAGTTAGTGAACGATATGAGAAGGTGAAACGAAGTGGGTTGTGTTTGAATTGTTTTTCCCCCACGCATTTGGTTCGAGTGTGCACAAGAGGTGTGTGCCAGCATTGTCAGACGAAACACCACACGCTTCTGCATAACGCGCCATCGTCTGGTGAAAGGCCTGCAACGTCAGCAGCATCGCAGAATGATTCCTCCGTCCCACGAGTCAAATATGGTCCCCAGGCAATGAACACACCGCAAACACAATCACAAGCCCAGAACCAAACCACACCTACTCAGCACACAAGTCAATCTACAAGCTCATACCCTATTGCCAACACAAATTCGCAACATACACCAAACACCACAGATCAAGTAATCAAATCCAACTGCTTCAATACCAACATCTTTGCCTCGACAAGGCAAGTTTTACTCTACACCGCCATAGTGCGTGTATCAGACATGTATGGAAATGTCCAGCTAGCCAGGGCATTATTGGACTCATGCTCGGAATATTGCTTTATAACCACAAACCTCTCTCAAAAGTTGAAGTTAGTGGAAGGTGCCAGCTACCTGTCTGTAGCAGGTATTGGTGGTTCTGTAGtcaaatctacaagaaaggtTGAAGCAACGATTGCGGCTCGATCATTCTCAATTTCATCATACGTGGAAACTGTTCAATTACATGTACTTCCAAGGCTCACATCCAAACTACCCTTGCATGCAGTGAATTTGCAGAAATTGGCGATTCCGGATATCATAACACTCGCAGATCCTGAATTTCATCAACCGGGTCCGATAGACCTCATCATTGGGGCGGAATACTACTACGATTTACTGATGAATGAGCGGATGAAGCTTACAGATGACGGACCCACTCTTCAGAAAACTGTTTTCGGATGGGTTGTATCGGGTCGTATCCCTGGTAGTAAACTTGAAGTTCCTAGAACCATTACTCACTCGTGTTCGACACATGATCTTCGGGAGCTGCTAGCAAAATTTTGGGAAGTAGAATCATGCAACATCAAGAGTACGCATTCAGTAGAAGAATCGACCTGTGAAGAACTCTATGAACGCACGACGGTACGTGACAGTGAAGGAAAATTTGTAGTAACACTTCCCAAGAAGGACTACGTAATTAGTCAGTTAGGGGATTCAAAATCCATCGCACTGAAAAGGTTCTACCGACTGGAGAGACGATTCGCTACGAACGAGGAGTTGAGAATTATGTACAGTACCTTTATGAATGAATACATCTCCATGGGTCATATGCAACAAGTACACGAGGAAGCGAGTGACTATCCCTCGTACTACATGCCTCATCATGCGGTCTTAAAACCCGATAGCACAACAACTAAGCTGCGGGTTGTATTCGACGCTTCCTGTCGTACATCTTCGGGAATATCCTTAAACGACGGACTCATGGTAGGACCCGTTGTGCAGGAAGATTTACTCTCCATCATTCTTCGGTTTCGATTTCGTCAATTCGTATTGGTGGCAGATGTTACCAAAATGTACCGTATGGTAAAGGTAGTCGATGCTGATCAATCACTTCAGCGCATACTATGGAGAAGTTCTCCAACCGAACCTGTCAAGTCCTTCCAATTAACCACTGTTACATACGGGACAGCCTCGGCGCCGTATCTGGCAACCAAAAGCCTTCAAAAGTTGGCATCTGAAGGAGAAGCCACACACAAAGCTGCAGCGAGAgtaatcaaaaaggacttttacGTCGATGATATGCTGACAGGTACAGATGATTTGGAAGAGGCAAAGGCACTAGCAGCAGAAATCATCCAGCTCATGAATTCAGCAGGCTTCACGTTGAGGAAGTGGAACTCCAACAGCGCAGAACTCCTATCGACTATACAACAGATTCTGAGGGACGATCGAGCTACTCTCGAACTTGATTCGTCTACGTCACCCATAAAACGTTGGGGCTGA